One Setaria viridis chromosome 3, Setaria_viridis_v4.0, whole genome shotgun sequence DNA window includes the following coding sequences:
- the LOC117850049 gene encoding uncharacterized protein, whose translation MYWSEYVGQYWRAQRLEQEKTRLSNEKRQLEKQLAEKTRAAQVSASQVFTLGLKVQELERRNTELSGDLVKQREDTRKAGLLFMEAADKYQQVAKKKIRAKVAELEDARKASMMIMDAADAYQGVAKKQTKAKVEELEDMKAAVLVLMSAADTYQQEAKKQIKEKVEELKILRVQKAEMDARAASLESELNAALYKNQELEVGYDSVKGENNELRSEIERLMMELVALAEAGEVATKAFDGERTEIMKEFEDLRMMKVEEIQASKDLMKGEHDKLWSEVLTAEHKK comes from the exons ATGTACTGGTCAG AATACGTTGGTCAGTATTGGAGAGCGCAGCGGTTAGAGCAGGAGAAGACTAGACTATCCAACGAGAAGCGTCAGCTGGAGAAGCAATTGGCGGAGAAGACGAGGGCGGCTCAGGTGTCCGCAAGCCAGGTCTTCACGCTGGGGCTCAAGGTGCAGGAGCTGGAGCGCCGGAACACCGAACTATCCGGTGACCTGGTGAAGCAAAGGGAGGACACGAGGAAGGCAGGCCTGCTGTTCATGGAAGCTGCCGATAAGTACCAGCAAGttgcaaagaagaagatcagggCGAAGGTTGCGGAGCTGGAGGACGCGAGGAAGGCGAGCATGATGATCATGGACGCTGCCGACGCGTACCAAGGTGTAGCGAAGAAGCAAACTAAGGCGAAGGTGGAGGAATTGGAGGACATGAAGGCGGCGGTTCTAGTGTTGATGAGCGCTGCGGATACGTACCAGCAAGAAGCAAAGAAGCAGATTAAGGAGAAGGTGGAGGAGTTGAAAATCCTAAGGGTCCAGAAGGCGGAGATGGATGCGAGGGCAGCGTCTTTGGAGTCGGAGCTCAATGCAGCTCTGTATAAGAATCAGGAATTGGAGGTGGGTTATGATTCGGTGAAGGGTGAAAATAACGAGCTTCGGTCAGAGATTGAGAGGCTCATGATGGAATTGGTTGCACTGGCCGAGGCGGGAGAGGTAGCTACAAAGGCATTTGATGGCGAGAGGACAGAAATCATGAAGGAATTCGAAGACCTTAGGATGATGAAGGTTGAGGAAATTCAAGCCAGTAAGGATTTGATGAAGGGTGAACATGATAAGCTTTGGTCGGAAGTTTTGACAGCAGAACACAAAAAATAG
- the LOC117847600 gene encoding uncharacterized protein has product MSSSTSASFQNRSWFEDLFADDRVRTLSQQVSTLQDKVWELERKNTQLLGDNGKLEKQLEETKATAQGITSQKEEVERSLKGESEKLRSEVLTAEEKYRQTEAEVEKLKKELCALVEANEAAMKAFDAEKAEMMLEAEELRRKVEELQSNKDFVEGENEKLRSEVLTAEQKHSMSEAEVERLKMELSALTEAKEAAVKAFDAQNAENMKELEDLNRKLEEIQTNKDLLEGENDKLRAEVLIAEEKYSQSEAEVKCHKHILAALVEAKEAAAKAFAAEKVEIMNELDNLKRKIEETQASKDLVESENDELRSVILAMKHKYSLIEAEVNNLKMNLEALEVAKDAATKAFDVEKAEILKELDDLKMKVEEIQANKDLVEGENDKLRLEILTAVQKQSMSEAEANNLKMELGALVEEKEAAAKAFDAEKAKVMKELEDLKKKVEEIQTKKDLVEGEKDKLRLEILIAEQKHSMSQLEVKRLKMELGALAEEKETIVKSFDPEKAKFMKEVEDLKRKIEGIQVSKEAAEKAWRDNNAEVDRQRAELATIRISMSQLQASYDRLDAKHSHLNEEKNSVQKALDAEKVEASKLKSKIEELENYNVVKGGETEKLKATLEEKKSEIDALSKDIEQLHLAVAEAQEKNKNSILSCLSSYRSK; this is encoded by the exons ATGTCGTCGTCAACCTCTGCAAGTTTCCAGAATAGGTCGTGGTTTGAAG ATCTCTTTGCAGATGACAGGGTGAGGACCCTATCGCAGCAGGTGTCCACACTTCAGGACAAGGTGTGGGAGTTGGAGCGCAAGAACACCCAGCTGCTTGGTGACAATGGTAAACTGGAAAAGCAATTGGAGGAGACGAAGGCGACAGCTCAGGGCATCACAAGCCAGAAGGAAGAGGTGGAGAGGAGCTTGAAGGGTGAAAGTGAAAAGCTTCGGTCGGAGGTTTTGACCGCAGAGGAAAAGTATAGGCAGACCGAAGCGGAGGTCGAGAAGCTCAAGAAGGAATTATGTGCATTGGTGGAGGCAAATGAGGCGGCAATGAAGGCGTTTGATGCTGAGAAGGCAGAGATGATGCTGGAAGCCGAGGAGCTTAGGAGAAAGGTGGAGGAACTTCAGTCCAATAAGGATTTTGTGGAGGGTGAAAATGAAAAGCTTCGGTCGGAGGTTCTGACTGCAGAACAAAAACATAGCATGTCTGAAGCAGAGGTTGAGAGGCTCAAGATGGAACTGAGTGCATTGACGGAGGCAAAGGAGGCGGCTgtgaaggcatttgatgctcaAAATGCAGAAAACATGAAGGAATTGGAGGATCTTAACAGGAAGTTGGAGGAAATCCAAACAAATAAGGATTTATTGGAGGGTGAAAATGATAAGCTTCGTGCAGAGGTTTTAATAGCAGAGGAGAAATATAGTCAATCTGAAGCAGAAGTTAAGTGCCATAAGCATATATTGGCTGCATTGGTAGAGGCAAAGGAGGCAGCTGCAAAGGCATTTGCTGCTGAGAAGGTAGAAATCATGAACGAATTGGACAATCttaagaggaagatagaggaaacCCAAGCTAGCAAGGATTTGGTAGAGAGTGAAAATGATGAGCTCCGGTCAGTGATTTTGGCTATGAAGCATAAATATAGTCTGATTGAAGCAGAAGTTAACAACCTCAAGATGAATTTGGAAGCACTAGAGGTGGCAAAGGACGCTGCTACAAAGGCCTTTGATGTTGAGAAGGCAGAAATCCTAAAGGAATTGGATGATCTTAAGATGAAGGTGGAGGAAATCCAGGCCAACAAGGATTTGGTGGAGGGTGAAAATGATAAGCTTCGGCTGGAGATTTTGACTGCAGTGCAGAAACAAAGCATGTCTGAAGCAGAGGCTAACAATCTCAAGATGGAATTGGGTGCAttggtggaggagaaggaggcggcTGCAAAGGCTTTTGATGCTGAGAAAGCAAAAGTCATGAAAGAATTGGAGGATCTTAAGAAGAAGGTGGAGGAAATCCAAACCAAGAAGGATTTGGTTGAGGGTGAAAAGGATAAGCTTCGGTTGGAGATTTTAATAGCAGAGCAGAAACATAGCATGTCCCAATTAGAGGTTAAAAGGCTCAAAATGGAATTGGGTGCATTAGCAGAGGAGAAGGAGACAATTGTGAAGTCATTTGATCCCGAGAAGGCAAAATTCATGAAGGAAGTGGAGGACCTCAAAAGGAAGATAGAAGGAATCCAAGTTAGCAAGGAAGCGGCTGAGAAAGCATGGCGTGACAACAATGCTGAGGTCGATAGGCAGAGGGCTGAATTGGCGACTATCCGCATTTCTATGtcacaactacaagcatcctATGACCGACTAGATGCCAAGCATTCACACCTGAACGAAGAGAAGAATTCAGTCCAGAAAGCACTAGACGCTGAGAAGGTTGAAGCAAGCAAGCTGAAGTCAAAAATTGAGGAGCTTGAGAACTACAATGTTGTAAAGGGTGGTGAGACTGAGAAACTGAAGGCGACACTGGAGGAAAAGAAGAGTGAGATCGATGCCCTGAGCAAGGACATCGAGCAGCTGCATCTGGCAGTTGCTGAGGCACAGGAGAAGAATAAGAATAGCATTTTATCATGCTTATCATCGTACCGCTCAAAATAG